The region TCGTTTGGTCGCTCTTTAAGTAGGCTTAATGCACCTGCTGTACCCATTCTTTTTTGCTCCAAAATGTAGTCGATGTTTACTCCAAATTCTTTGCCGTCACCAAAATAGTCCTTGATGATGTCTGCATTAAAATTTACACACATCGTGATATTTACAAAGCCATACTCTGCAAATTTCTCAACTATCGTTTGAAGTATCGGCTTGTTTCCGACCTTTAACATTGGCTTTGGAGTATCTTGCGTAAGCGGTCTAAGCCTAGTACCAAGGCCTCCTACCATTAAAATGACTTTGTTTGTTTTACTGGCCGGTTTTATAATATCTTCGATATCTTCTATGCCAACTAGCTTTCCAAGTTCATCTATTAGTGGGATTTTATGAAGCTTTTTTGCAAGTGCTATTTTTAGTATTGACTCTTTTGTGTCGCCAACATTTGCAATACTTGGACTCTTGTGCACTATAAGATTTATATTGCTATTTAGATCAAGACCATTTAATAGTCCACGCCTAATATCCCCATCTGTTACTGTACCTACAAGGCTATCGTTTTCATCCACGACGATAGCTATTTGGAGCCCACCATTATTGATTGTTTGTAGGGCGTCTTTTATGGTTGAATTTACGCTTAGCTTTATATCGTTTACTATTCTCATTTCAAACCTATATCATAAAATTTCTTTTTCAAAATATCATCAAGCTCGATCTCTTTTAAAATTTTAACCATTTTTTTGCTTGAATTACCACCATCATATGGATTGGTAGTATCTTTTAAAACTTGCTCAAATTCTTTTGAACATACCCTTTTGATAGCGGCTAAAATTTCTTCTTTAACGGGCCTAACGTCTATCACACTGCTAGCTTTTGCACGTCCTTTTTGGCGGTCGCCTATATTTATGGTGGCCTTTTTAAAGCTTGGGACTTCTGAAAGGCCACTTGAGCTATTCCCTAGGACTATATCAACAAATTTTATCGCACTTAGATATCTCAGCTGTCCAAGTGAAGCAAATGCCACAGCTTTTTGTGAATTTTTACTCACATACTCGTCTATCATGTTATTTATCACATCACTATCTGTATCGCTATTTGCCTTCGTAAAGATAAAATTTGTATCTTTTAACTCATCTATTGCTTTTAAAAGCTCGCTAAATTGCTCTTTTGCACTACTATTTTCAAGTGTTACCGGATGAAATGTGATTAGTATATTTTTTTTAGCAAGCTTAAAATTTATAGACTTTTCAAACTCATCTTTATTTAGTAAATTTAGCTTTTTTATATTTTCAATGCCAGGACCGCCGACATTAAAGACTCTGCTAGGTTCTTCTCCTAGCTGGATTATACGATTTGCATACTCTCTTGTAGCTGCAAAATGAATATGGCTCATCTTTGTTATGCTGTGCCTAAAAGCCTCATCAAATGCCCCTTGAGTAGTTTCTCCACCATGTATGTGTGCTATTGGTATTTGCATGATACCAGCTACGCCAGCTACGCCAAATATCTCGTATCTATCGCCAAGAAGCACCAATATATCTGGTTTAAGTTCGCTAAAAGCTGGGGCAAATTTTTCATAAACCTTTGCCATCTCAGTGCATATATCAAGCTTTGAGTGCGAAGAGCCTAAAATTTCTATCTTTTTATCTATCTTAAATTCTTTTTCAATCTCTTTGTATGTGAGTCCAAACTCAGGACTTAGGTGCATGCCAGTGACAATAAGCTGAAGCTCAAGCTCACTATCTGCCTCAATTTCTTTTAAGAGCCAGTAAAGTAGGCCATATTCAGCTCTGGTGCTTGTCACTATACAAATTTTTCTCATATCAGATCATCTTGTTTATAATCTTTTTGTGAAATTTGTCCGATCACCTCATCCCACCTCATAGGATTTATGCCATCTCCCGGGCGTTTTACACAGATATTTTGTTCGCTAAAAATTTCGCTTTTTTTTATATCACACTTTGCTACGATCGACTTTCTAGCTATTTTTATATTTTCTCTCTCACTTTTGCTAAAGTGCTTAAGTCCGTCTCCAAGCGCTAGTTCTATATTTCTAATAGCTCTAACCATCGCCACTAGCTCATCTGGCTCAAGGCTAGCCTTGTGGTCAGGTCCAGGCATGCTCTTATCAAGCGTAAAGTGCTTTTCTATGATCTTTGCACCCATGGCAACCGCTGCGATATCGACCTCAATGCCAAGCGTATGATCACTATATCCGACCTCAAGCCCAAAGGCATTTTTTAGAGTTATCATCGCCTTTAAATTTACATCCTCCATCGGCGTTGGATACTGCGTATTTGCATGAAGAAGGCTTATATTTTCACGTTTCGTGCCGCTTTTTACAAGTACTTCTATCGCGGCTTCCACCTCGCCTAAATTTGCCATGCCAGTTGAGAGAATGATCTTTTTATTTAAGCCACCTATCTGCCTAAGATAGGGTAAATTTGTTATCTCGCCACTTGGGATTTTAAATGTACTAAGCCCAAGCTCATGAAGAAGCTTTATGCTGTCGCCGTCAAAAGGAGTTGAGAGAAATGTGATATTTTTTTCTTTGCAGTAGGCTATGAGCTCTTTATGCATATCCTCATTTAATTCAAGCTTTTTTATCATCTCAAACTGGCTTTCATTTTTATCGGTAGTTTGTTTTTGATAGTTAGCCTTTTGTGCGTTTTTTGAAACTAGGTTTTGAGCTTTAAAGGTTTGAAATTTTACCGCGTTAGCGCCAGCTCTGGCTGCTACATCGATCAGTTTTTTGGCTAAATTTATATCGCCATTGTGATTAACCCCAGCCTCAGCTATGATAAAAACCCTATTTGACATCAAATCTATCTCCTACTTTTATCTTTCCAGCATACTCATACTCTACAACTTTTATAAAGCTATCTCGTGTTTTAACCAAAAAAGAATCTCCATCTTTACACAAGATCGCGCCAGGTATGCATTTGTATAGCGGTGCATCCTTTATAAGCTCTACTTTATTTATTTTCATCTCTTTACCATTTAAAAATGCCCTTGCTGCTATAGCCGGATAACAAATGGCACGTACAAAATTAAATACTTCTCTACTTGTTTGGTTAAAATTTAAATTTTCGTCGCCTTCTATACGTCTTGAGCAGTAAAACCCAACACCCTCTTGTTTTTTGGACTCTGCTTTACCATTTTTAAATAAACATATCGCTTGGTATAGTATGTTCGCACACTCACTATGCGCTTTTGTCAGTATGCTTTTGTAGTCATCGTTGTCTGTTATAGTAAAACATTTTTGCAAGATTATGTCGCCGGTATCTATACCAGTATCTATATAATGTACAGTTATTCCAAATTCTTTTTCGTCATTTATCAAAGCCCAGTTTAGGATATTTCTACCTCGATAAAACGGCAATTTACCTGCGTGGCAATTTATAGTTTTATATTTTGGCAAATTTATAATATTGGGTTTAAAAATTTGATTAAAAGACATTGATACAAACAAATCACAATCATATTCTTTAATTCTGTCAATAAACTCATCAGAATTTATATCTTTATGCTTTAAATAGTCAATTTTAAATTCGTTTGCATAATTTAGAAGTTTTTCATCATTTGAATCATATCTAGCACAGATAAATTTTATTTCTATATCTTTGTCTTTAATAAGCTTATCAAATGCGTTATGGCTCCAAATACCATCTGCAAAATAACCCATCTTTAGTTTCATGCTAATCTCCTTATATTATTTTGCATATACATAAGCTACACCCTTGCACTACTTGGAATATTTACTATCCTATCGCTTAGAAATTTAGCATTTTTTAGCTCATCTCTTTGGCACTCCTTAAACATATCAAGCTCATTCATGAGCTGCCAGATAGGACGTGTAAAAACGCCATTTTCATTGCTAAATTTCAAGAACTCATCTCTTTTTTCGTGACTATCAAAAAGAACCGCATTTAACCAAAAATTTGACCTAGCGCCCGCTGGCTCATCTATAAATTTCACATCATCAAATTTAGAAAAATACTCTTTATAGATCATCGCTAGCTCACGTTTACTCTTTAAAAATAGCTCCAAATTTTCAAGCTGCGCCACAAGCAGGGCCGCATTTAAATTTGGTAAGCGGTAGTTGTAGCCGATCTCGCTGTGACGATATTCAAAAGGATGTGGCACTTTGGCTGTGGTGGTGATAAATTTAGCATGCCTTGCTATCTCCTCATCGTTTGTGATGATAGCTCCGCCACCTCCGCTGGTAACGATCTTATTGCCATTAAAGCTCATCGCTGCAAGCTTGCCAAAATTCCCTGTATGAGTGCCTTTATAGTAGCTGCCAAGGCTCTCGGCGCTATCTTCTACCAAAACGATATTCCAACGCTTGCAAATTTCAGCTATCTCATCTATCTTGCAGGGTAGCCCGAAAGTATGCATAGGCACGCAGGCACGTACTATCCTGCCGCTAGTTTTATTTACACATTTGCCGCCTTTTAGCTTGCAGTTTTTCTCTAAAAACTCGCTAAGCGCTGCTGGCGACATACCAAGCGTGTCAAGGTCGACATCCACAAAAACTGGCTTTGCAAAAAGGTAGCTAATGGTATTGCAAGTGGCTATAAAGGTAACTGGCTGTGTGATCACTTCGTCATCTTGGCCAACACCAGCTAGTTTTAGGCAGATATGAAGCGCAGAGGTGCCATTTGTCGTAGCAACTGCGAATTTAGCACCAACCATTTGAG is a window of Campylobacter concisus DNA encoding:
- a CDS encoding nucleotidyltransferase family protein, with amino-acid sequence MRIVNDIKLSVNSTIKDALQTINNGGLQIAIVVDENDSLVGTVTDGDIRRGLLNGLDLNSNINLIVHKSPSIANVGDTKESILKIALAKKLHKIPLIDELGKLVGIEDIEDIIKPASKTNKVILMVGGLGTRLRPLTQDTPKPMLKVGNKPILQTIVEKFAEYGFVNITMCVNFNADIIKDYFGDGKEFGVNIDYILEQKRMGTAGALSLLKERPNEPFFVMNGDLLTNVNFEHIFNYHTLNKATATMCVREYDYEVPYGVVKMNDNKIVEISEKPVQKFFVSAGIYMLSPEILDLIPQNEFYDMPTLFEKAISQGKNVISFPIHEYWIDIGRLEEYQKANEEYAKIF
- the neuC gene encoding UDP-N-acetylglucosamine 2-epimerase, encoding MRKICIVTSTRAEYGLLYWLLKEIEADSELELQLIVTGMHLSPEFGLTYKEIEKEFKIDKKIEILGSSHSKLDICTEMAKVYEKFAPAFSELKPDILVLLGDRYEIFGVAGVAGIMQIPIAHIHGGETTQGAFDEAFRHSITKMSHIHFAATREYANRIIQLGEEPSRVFNVGGPGIENIKKLNLLNKDEFEKSINFKLAKKNILITFHPVTLENSSAKEQFSELLKAIDELKDTNFIFTKANSDTDSDVINNMIDEYVSKNSQKAVAFASLGQLRYLSAIKFVDIVLGNSSSGLSEVPSFKKATINIGDRQKGRAKASSVIDVRPVKEEILAAIKRVCSKEFEQVLKDTTNPYDGGNSSKKMVKILKEIELDDILKKKFYDIGLK
- the neuB gene encoding N-acetylneuraminate synthase; the protein is MSNRVFIIAEAGVNHNGDINLAKKLIDVAARAGANAVKFQTFKAQNLVSKNAQKANYQKQTTDKNESQFEMIKKLELNEDMHKELIAYCKEKNITFLSTPFDGDSIKLLHELGLSTFKIPSGEITNLPYLRQIGGLNKKIILSTGMANLGEVEAAIEVLVKSGTKRENISLLHANTQYPTPMEDVNLKAMITLKNAFGLEVGYSDHTLGIEVDIAAVAMGAKIIEKHFTLDKSMPGPDHKASLEPDELVAMVRAIRNIELALGDGLKHFSKSERENIKIARKSIVAKCDIKKSEIFSEQNICVKRPGDGINPMRWDEVIGQISQKDYKQDDLI
- a CDS encoding methionyl-tRNA formyltransferase; translated protein: MKLKMGYFADGIWSHNAFDKLIKDKDIEIKFICARYDSNDEKLLNYANEFKIDYLKHKDINSDEFIDRIKEYDCDLFVSMSFNQIFKPNIINLPKYKTINCHAGKLPFYRGRNILNWALINDEKEFGITVHYIDTGIDTGDIILQKCFTITDNDDYKSILTKAHSECANILYQAICLFKNGKAESKKQEGVGFYCSRRIEGDENLNFNQTSREVFNFVRAICYPAIAARAFLNGKEMKINKVELIKDAPLYKCIPGAILCKDGDSFLVKTRDSFIKVVEYEYAGKIKVGDRFDVK
- a CDS encoding LegC family aminotransferase; protein product: MRKCDFDEVLNFIKSTFGKDKVPLHEPKFIGNEKKYLLECIDSSFVSSVGKFVDEFESKLAQMVGAKFAVATTNGTSALHICLKLAGVGQDDEVITQPVTFIATCNTISYLFAKPVFVDVDLDTLGMSPAALSEFLEKNCKLKGGKCVNKTSGRIVRACVPMHTFGLPCKIDEIAEICKRWNIVLVEDSAESLGSYYKGTHTGNFGKLAAMSFNGNKIVTSGGGGAIITNDEEIARHAKFITTTAKVPHPFEYRHSEIGYNYRLPNLNAALLVAQLENLELFLKSKRELAMIYKEYFSKFDDVKFIDEPAGARSNFWLNAVLFDSHEKRDEFLKFSNENGVFTRPIWQLMNELDMFKECQRDELKNAKFLSDRIVNIPSSARV